The window GCCACCTGATGAAGAAATTGGCGTATATATTCAGCCACCAATCAATGCAAATGATGATGTCACTGATGAGGATTCTGGGGATGAGGACATGACTTCAATCCATCATCTTCCAGGAAACCAACTATTGGCCCCGGCTGAAGTTTCCCAAGAATTTGAACTGAGTGACAACAAAGATGAAGAGGATCCTTCTTTATCACAACCAACCTTACCCTCTAGTTTCAGCGAAGATGGACATAGCACAGccaccaaataaaaaagtaagacgaATTCAGAATTTCACTGAAGAGAAACCAGCAAAAAAGGTTAGTAAGCCATTCACTAAAAAGCAGTACAAATGGGTCAAAGAGGACCTAAAACTAGATGATACTATTTGGAGTAATAGACaggaagtacaacaaaaattaacaccaatggaacagtttttctgtattttcgatgatgatattgtagatttattagttgAGAAAACAAATCGTTATGCGGCATTACATAACCGTTTAGGTGATGTAACTgtcgatgaaatgaaatgtttcataggagTATTGTTGTTGAGTGGTTATGTTCCCATTACCTCGAAGACGAATGTTTTGGGAAACAGCTTTGGACACTCGCAATGAATTAGTTGTAAATGCAATTTCTAGAGACAGATTTGAGTTTATTATGTCAAATTTGCATGTTTGTGATAATGACAACCTCAATGCTGATGACAAGTATGCAAAAGTACGTCCATTGTTTGATgcattgaacaaaacattttttgattacgcACCACATGAGGAACACCACTCAGTTGATGAGTCTATGGTCCCATATTTTTGGGAGGCATGGTTTGAAACAATTCATCAGAAACAAACCTATTCGCTATGGTTACAAAATTTGGGTTGGTGCTACACCCAATGGCTATGTAGTTTGGAAAGACCCCTACCAAGGGAGCAGCCACACCTTGGACCCTCAGTATGAACACTTGGGCCTTGGTGCCAGTGTTGTTTTGCAGTACTGTGATGTTCTGAAGAAG of the Homalodisca vitripennis isolate AUS2020 unplaced genomic scaffold, UT_GWSS_2.1 ScUCBcl_830;HRSCAF=3630, whole genome shotgun sequence genome contains:
- the LOC124371008 gene encoding piggyBac transposable element-derived protein 3-like, whose protein sequence is MLQLVCFFRLVYKFRISNQLHELCAMCEKNLNLHEILTMLEDEEIQVPPDEEIGVYIQPPINANDDVTDEDSGDEDMTSIHHLPGNQLLAPAEVSQEFELSDNKDEEDPSLSQPTLPSSFSEDGHSTATK